DNA from Pirellulales bacterium:
GTCTCGGCAGCGGGCAACAGCTACTACAACTACTCGGGCACGCAGGGAGTCGGCTATCCGGCTGCCGATCCCAATTCGTTCGCGGTCGGCGCAGTTTGGGATTCGAACGTCGGTGGCCCGTTTCAGTGGTCGAGCGGCGCGACCGATTTCACAACCGGTGCCGACCGCATCACGAGTTTTTCACAACGCGACGGCCAATTGACCGACGTGTTCGCGCCGGGCGCCCCGATCACGGGTGCGGGAGCCAACGGTTCGATTGTGACCTATGCAGGCACGAGCCAGGCCGCGCCGCACGTTGCCGGCGTTGTGGCGCTGGCCCAAGAATTGGCGCAGCAAGAACTGGGGCGCCACCTGACGATTAGCGAGTTTCGCGACCTGGTGCGCTATACCGGTACGTCGATCGTCGACGGCGACGACGAGGACGACAACGTCACGAATACCGGCCTGGCTTACTCACGCGTCGACGTACACGCCCTGGGTCAGGCGATTGTCGAACTGGGGACGATTCATGTCGTCTCGACGTCGCCCCCCATCGATGGCTCGACGCCGGTCGCGCCCACGTCGTTTGTGATCGACTTTTCCGAGCCGTACCTGGCCTCGAGCGTTCAAGCGGGCGATCTGCTCGTCAACGGGCTGCCGGCCGGCGGCGTGCAGTTCACCGACGCCGACACGTTGACGTTCACGTTCGTGTCCAGCCCCGTAGTGGCGCAGGGGCTGCAAACCATGAGCATTGCGGCCGGGGCCATTCAATCCGTCGGCGGCGAGTTCATCGAGGCCGCCAGCGGATCGTTCCGCTACGACGTGCTGCCGATGCAGGTGACGGCCGTTTCGCCCGTCGCCGGCACGACGGTCGCTCTGCCACTGACCGCCATTCAAATCGATCTTAACGAGGCTTACGCCGTCGGCTCGGTCGGCCTTGATGATCTCGACGTGAGCATCGGCCAGGTCGTCGGCTACAACCTGCTCGACGCCGATTCGGTGCTGTACCTGATTTCCGGGATCGAAGAAGAAGGCTCTCTCACCGCGACGTTTGCCGCCGGCGCGCTGGCCGACAGCTTCGGCAATCCGCTGGCGCCATTTACGGCCACCTGGACGCTCGACGCCGCGCAGGTCGAGGCGCAGACCCCCACCAAATTCTGGCACCTGAACGGGCTCAACCAGGTGTCGTACAACAGCGGCATCATCCAGTCGGCCACCGATGTGGACAAGTTCGCGCTCGACTTGCTGCCCGGCCAGCGATTGTCGTTTGTGTTGTCGGCGTCTGCCGGACTGCGGGCGACCGTCGCGGTGCTCGACCCCGACGGGACCGCGGTATGGACGGGGACCGCGTCGGCAGCCGGCGCGACACTCGTGGCCAACGGCTTCTACCCCGTCAAGCAAGGCGCGTATCTCGTCTCGGTGGCAGGCGTCGCGGGCACCCAGGGCGATTATGAACTTTCGCTCGCGCTGAATGTCGTCTTCGAGGCCGAATCGTATTTCGGTTCTGACAACGGCACGCTCGCCACGGCCGAGAACCTTACGCCGTCGCTGGGCATCGTCGCCGGAGGCGGCCAAACGATTACGGCCACCGGCAGCATCGGCGAAGACGTCGTGAGTGTCGGCCCCGATGGCTACGGCTACGAGGCCGTCGTCGTGCCGTACGAGTTCAACGATATCAGCACGACGGGCACCGAGCTTACGCTGCTGACCAATCAGGACGATGCCGTAGCCATCCTGCAGACATCGCAACTGCCCGGCTTCTATTTCAGCCTGTATGGGGTCACCTACCCGACCGTCTCGAGCCCGTTGTTCGTCAGCAGCAACGGGCTGCTGAATCTCGGCGCCCCGCACACCAGCGGCATCAACTCCGATCTCACGCAGACGCCGACGAACGCGGCGATCGCCGCGCTGTGGGACAATCTGGTCGTCAGCGGTACCGCGCAGTCGAAGGTCTACTACAAGCTGGACGGCAGTGGCAGCAGCCAGCGATTGATCGTCCAGTGGAACAAGGTGCGATATGTCGGCGCGAGCTCGTCCGACACCATTACCTTCCAGGTCGTGCTCAACGAATCGGGCAACACGGTTCAGATCAACTATCTCGACCTCGACAGCAGCCACACCGGCAGCGGCGGAGCCAGCGCCACCGTAGGCACCAAGGCCCAGGGTTTTCAGCAGGGACAGTTCACCAACCGGCTCGTCGTTTCGTACGACGCGGGACCCAATGATTTCGTCGGCACGGGGAAGAGCATCAAGCTGGGTGTCGGCGTGTTGCCACCGCCGGAGGTCGACTACTATCGACTCGACCTGGCGGCGGGCGATCGCGTGACGATCGGCGCGACCGGCGGCGCCGGCGGCGGCCTGAGCCTTGAGCTGCGTTCGGCCGCCGATGCCACGTTGGCCACCGGCGCGTGGTCCGAGAATCTCAACCTGGTCATCGATTCCTACACAGTCGCTACGGCGGGGACTTACTACGTCCGCCTGACCGGCGCGAGGCCCGCCGACTATGCGCTGACCGTGACCCGCAACGCCACCTTCGACGTCGAGGCCCACAACGATCTGGCCAACGCGCAGCCCTTGGGGCCCTCCGGCGTCGCGATCGGGGCCACCGGGTACGGAACCGTCCCCAGCAACGCGCCTGGCTCACCAGTCCCGGGCGCCGTCGACCTCGTGGGCAGCAACCTGTCGCTGGGCTTTGCGACCGACGGTTCGCTGGTGGGCCCGACTGTCGGTGCCCGGCATAACGGCGTCGAGTATCTCAAGTTCGGCCAGGCCCTGGCGGCCTACACGGTCGCTTACAACGGCGGCTTCTATACCAATGGCGGCAGCGTCGCGGGCACCGATTTTGCCGTGACGCGCTACGACATTTCGAGCGGGTCGCAGCACGGGCTGCGAATGACCGGAACCATCACGGCGGGGGTCACCTTCGAGCGGGTCGTCTCGTGGCAAGACGGAGACAACTACGCGATCGTCACCACCACCATCACCAACAATACCGGGGCCACGCTGGCGGGGCTGGCCTTGTTGGAGAATCACGACCCCGACCCCGGCGGCGTGGCGATCACCTCGAACGAC
Protein-coding regions in this window:
- a CDS encoding S8 family serine peptidase, whose product is MPQRESFIGRRAVRYAAEHLEARRLLSGASPATSADWLATLTTTASSAAVTHAAFPPAALQADDLAVQTAQSSPLIHLDSFRLDPQFAGIDGSGLSVVVLDTGIDLNHPFFGPDANANGVADRIVYNQDFATGAANAEDGHGHGSNVASIIGSQDTTYGGVAPGVNLIVLKVLDNAGFGSFAAVETALQWVVSHVAAYNIVAVNMSLSDGSNRSVAASDYGIGDELAALAGQGVVVVSAAGNSYYNYSGTQGVGYPAADPNSFAVGAVWDSNVGGPFQWSSGATDFTTGADRITSFSQRDGQLTDVFAPGAPITGAGANGSIVTYAGTSQAAPHVAGVVALAQELAQQELGRHLTISEFRDLVRYTGTSIVDGDDEDDNVTNTGLAYSRVDVHALGQAIVELGTIHVVSTSPPIDGSTPVAPTSFVIDFSEPYLASSVQAGDLLVNGLPAGGVQFTDADTLTFTFVSSPVVAQGLQTMSIAAGAIQSVGGEFIEAASGSFRYDVLPMQVTAVSPVAGTTVALPLTAIQIDLNEAYAVGSVGLDDLDVSIGQVVGYNLLDADSVLYLISGIEEEGSLTATFAAGALADSFGNPLAPFTATWTLDAAQVEAQTPTKFWHLNGLNQVSYNSGIIQSATDVDKFALDLLPGQRLSFVLSASAGLRATVAVLDPDGTAVWTGTASAAGATLVANGFYPVKQGAYLVSVAGVAGTQGDYELSLALNVVFEAESYFGSDNGTLATAENLTPSLGIVAGGGQTITATGSIGEDVVSVGPDGYGYEAVVVPYEFNDISTTGTELTLLTNQDDAVAILQTSQLPGFYFSLYGVTYPTVSSPLFVSSNGLLNLGAPHTSGINSDLTQTPTNAAIAALWDNLVVSGTAQSKVYYKLDGSGSSQRLIVQWNKVRYVGASSSDTITFQVVLNESGNTVQINYLDLDSSHTGSGGASATVGTKAQGFQQGQFTNRLVVSYDAGPNDFVGTGKSIKLGVGVLPPPEVDYYRLDLAAGDRVTIGATGGAGGGLSLELRSAADATLATGAWSENLNLVIDSYTVATAGTYYVRLTGARPADYALTVTRNATFDVEAHNDLANAQPLGPSGVAIGATGYGTVPSNAPGSPVPGAVDLVGSNLSLGFATDGSLVGPTVGARHNGVEYLKFGQALAAYTVAYNGGFYTNGGSVAGTDFAVTRYDISSGSQHGLRMTGTITAGVTFERVVSWQDGDNYAIVTTTITNNTGATLAGLALLENHDPDPGGVAITSNDVEQSQGLVTAGTMFNGHYALGSLDPRALASVEGLIVTDPFAVLDSPVDPNGLAEDLNINLAFRLGSLAPGQKSQSSFAIVMGDSKESIYRTYATAAQRTLPASDDYYSVALAAGDVLTINTSTPGGEEGQVSNLLNPAIDLYAPGGLLVASDDNSAADGKNALVAYAATVAGTYTVRVRAIGGTAGDYVLVANTGPDLTVSGHTTGVPYQPRTLSLSASDTYAPDNAGVFSIAIDWDGDGSFDEIVSGSPGLQVDHTFTATGVFNVRMQATDVRGAAGPVVVWPMTIVAAELQPDDQTPGLTNLAWGGTANADQIALRNLGGGSVELTTTKYGGQATNLLQNFAGVTGRVLAFAGEGNDRVDGALLGAIRFVADAGAGNDTLTGGDGADSLLGGQGNDVVQAGAGDDFLWGDGSEFADGKPGDDTLDGGAGHDTIIADGAEGGDDIIYGQDGDDSIFAGGGNDWVDGGANDDRIVGGDGAEGSNDTLFGGAGNDYLDGGVGSDLTDGGDGRDLLVSGAAASSQSGGDTVSGGADDDILVAGSLGFAVEQLEAAVDAVLAEWGSSHTYATRVANLLGPGSPSRLNGTTYLLAGTTVLASSVADTLSGGTLSDWFFYNLAEDVITDQQSGETLTLLP